The following coding sequences lie in one Capnocytophaga stomatis genomic window:
- a CDS encoding amidophosphoribosyltransferase encodes MSDNIKHECGIAMVRLLKPLDFYKQKYGTTFYGINKMYLMLEKQHNRGQDGAGLASIKLDMQPGERYISRVRSNEPQPIQDIFTQINQRISALLKEYPELKDDVQAQKKLLPYVGEVYLGHVRYGTFGQNSIENVHPFLRQNNWQSRNLIVAGNFNMTNAKELFQRLVALGQHPKEDTDTVTVMERIGHFLDTEVESLYRKFKDEGLSKVEASKRIAEELDVAKILRKSAQRWDGGYAMAGILGHGDAFVVRDPAGIRPAYYYQDDEVVVIASERPVIQTAFNLEFDQIQELEPGSGIIIKKDGSTSITEIIPQLPRKACSFERIYFSRGSDKEIYLERKKLGALLLPEVLQSVSNDLKNTVFAYIPNTAETSYLGLVEEADSYLNELKHQQILAEKNISSEKLAEILSQKIRKEKVAIKDAKLRTFITEDSSRDDLVAHVYDITYGSVQKGDNLIIIDDSIVRGTTLKKSILNILGRLKPKKIVVVSSAPQIRYPDCYGIDMARLEDLIAFEATLQLHRERGTYDIVDEVYKKCIAQVNLSDDKVINYVKEIYTPFTDEEITDKITELLLPKEYPIDVKIIFQSVANLHKACPQNLGDWYFTGDYPTNGGNRVVNRAFINFYEGKKDRAY; translated from the coding sequence ATGAGCGACAACATTAAACACGAATGCGGCATCGCGATGGTGCGACTGCTAAAACCACTGGATTTTTACAAACAAAAATACGGAACTACCTTCTACGGCATCAACAAAATGTATCTGATGCTCGAAAAACAACACAATCGCGGGCAGGACGGAGCCGGACTGGCAAGTATCAAACTGGATATGCAACCCGGCGAACGCTATATCAGTCGCGTTCGAAGCAACGAACCCCAACCCATACAGGATATTTTTACGCAAATCAATCAGCGTATCAGTGCTTTACTGAAAGAATATCCCGAACTGAAAGACGATGTTCAGGCACAGAAAAAACTGCTTCCGTATGTGGGGGAAGTCTATTTGGGGCACGTGCGTTACGGCACTTTCGGGCAAAACAGCATCGAAAACGTACATCCATTTTTGCGACAAAATAACTGGCAGTCGCGTAACTTAATCGTGGCGGGGAATTTTAATATGACCAATGCCAAAGAACTCTTCCAGCGTTTGGTAGCTCTCGGTCAGCACCCCAAAGAAGACACTGATACTGTTACGGTTATGGAGCGTATCGGGCATTTTTTGGATACCGAAGTAGAAAGCCTTTACCGCAAGTTTAAAGACGAAGGACTTTCAAAAGTAGAAGCCTCCAAACGCATTGCCGAAGAATTGGACGTAGCGAAAATTCTACGCAAATCCGCCCAAAGATGGGACGGCGGGTATGCAATGGCGGGTATTCTCGGTCACGGCGACGCTTTTGTGGTTCGCGACCCGGCGGGCATTCGTCCGGCGTATTATTACCAAGACGATGAAGTGGTGGTTATTGCTTCGGAACGTCCTGTAATTCAGACGGCTTTCAATCTGGAATTCGACCAAATTCAGGAACTCGAACCCGGTTCGGGCATCATCATCAAAAAAGACGGAAGTACTTCCATTACTGAAATCATTCCGCAATTGCCACGAAAAGCGTGTTCGTTCGAGCGAATTTATTTCTCACGCGGAAGCGACAAAGAAATCTATTTGGAACGCAAAAAATTGGGAGCTTTGTTACTTCCCGAAGTGTTGCAATCTGTAAGTAACGACTTGAAAAACACGGTGTTTGCCTATATTCCCAACACGGCAGAAACTTCTTACCTTGGCTTGGTGGAAGAGGCTGATAGTTACCTTAATGAGCTGAAACACCAACAGATTTTGGCAGAAAAGAACATTTCTTCGGAAAAACTTGCCGAGATTCTTTCGCAAAAAATCCGAAAAGAGAAAGTTGCCATTAAAGACGCCAAGCTCCGCACATTTATCACGGAAGACAGCTCACGAGACGACCTCGTGGCTCACGTGTACGACATTACCTATGGTTCAGTGCAAAAGGGTGATAATCTGATAATTATTGATGATAGTATCGTACGAGGAACTACCTTGAAGAAAAGCATTCTGAACATTTTAGGACGATTAAAACCGAAAAAGATTGTGGTGGTTTCTTCCGCTCCGCAAATTCGCTATCCCGACTGTTACGGCATTGATATGGCTCGTTTGGAAGACCTTATTGCTTTTGAGGCTACCCTGCAACTACACAGAGAAAGAGGTACTTACGATATTGTGGACGAGGTGTATAAAAAATGTATCGCCCAAGTGAATTTAAGCGACGACAAAGTGATTAACTACGTCAAAGAAATTTACACTCCTTTCACTGATGAAGAAATTACCGATAAAATCACGGAATTATTATTGCCGAAAGAATATCCGATTGATGTAAAAATTATTTTCCAATCAGTGGCGAATTTGCATAAGGCTTGTCCGCAAAATTTGGGCGACTGGTATTTCACAGGCGATTACCCAACCAATGGCGGAAACCGTGTGGTAAACCGAGCTTTTATCAACTTTTATGAAGGAAAAAAAGATAGAGCGTATTAA
- a CDS encoding formylglycine-generating enzyme family protein has protein sequence MHHKIFFIFLVSFAIMTKAQTKGNYPEEDKIVVEGGSFLMGSPKSAGEANERPQHKVTVKSFRISKYEITNAQYAEFLNAKGNRKNGDVPYIELKEGWCQIRKVNEKYVAQKGYEQHPVVLVSWHGAKAYAEWVGGTLPSEEQWEYAARGGNKTKNHTYAGSNSLDDVAWHRQNTDELQSVGKKQPNELGIYDMNGNVSEWCEDIFTSYDYKLGNTSVPKEEPSLIGKLLFAVMSKTPTNNDYPENRVTRGGHYNQQPSNIRIAKRHNCTELGQIFTGFRVVFPPER, from the coding sequence ATGCATCACAAAATATTTTTTATTTTTCTTGTTTCATTTGCGATAATGACAAAAGCACAAACCAAAGGAAACTATCCGGAAGAGGATAAAATCGTGGTAGAAGGAGGTTCTTTCCTGATGGGAAGCCCTAAATCAGCAGGAGAAGCCAATGAACGTCCGCAACATAAGGTAACTGTGAAGAGTTTCAGAATCAGTAAATACGAAATCACCAATGCTCAATATGCCGAATTCCTCAATGCAAAAGGAAATCGGAAGAATGGCGATGTTCCTTACATAGAACTGAAAGAAGGTTGGTGTCAAATCCGTAAAGTAAACGAAAAATACGTCGCTCAAAAGGGCTATGAGCAGCATCCCGTCGTGTTGGTTTCTTGGCACGGAGCCAAAGCCTATGCCGAATGGGTAGGCGGAACATTACCTTCGGAAGAGCAATGGGAATACGCAGCTCGCGGAGGCAACAAAACCAAAAATCACACCTACGCAGGAAGCAATTCCCTTGACGATGTGGCTTGGCATCGGCAAAATACCGATGAACTTCAGTCTGTTGGCAAAAAACAACCTAATGAATTGGGTATTTATGATATGAACGGCAATGTATCGGAGTGGTGCGAAGATATTTTCACCTCGTACGATTATAAATTAGGAAATACGAGCGTTCCCAAAGAAGAACCGTCACTCATCGGGAAACTGCTCTTCGCCGTAATGAGCAAAACGCCGACAAACAATGATTATCCCGAAAACAGAGTCACCCGAGGCGGGCATTACAACCAACAGCCTTCGAATATCCGCATCGCAAAACGACATAACTGCACCGAGTTGGGACAAATTTTCACAGGATTCCGAGTGGTTTTTCCTCCGGAGAGATAA
- a CDS encoding DUF2461 domain-containing protein: MEEIFSFLKELSQNNNRQWFAEHKNEYENAKIKAENLFRTIYDEVSKGDFLGEMKMYRIYKDVRFSKDKTPYKTHFGLYFPRKQPHYRGGYYLHLSPDETFVGGGFFAPNKEDLYRIRKEIELDGEGFNQVMQSEGIRKYYEGKLWGDELKTAPKEFDKNNPMIHYIRKKQFLLKYDFCMEKVLKSDFWQEVVQAFKAMRPFFDFMTTALTTNLNGESLFEQES; the protein is encoded by the coding sequence ATGGAAGAAATATTCTCTTTTTTAAAAGAACTTTCTCAAAATAATAACCGACAGTGGTTTGCCGAGCATAAAAACGAGTATGAAAATGCTAAAATAAAGGCAGAGAATCTCTTTCGAACTATTTATGACGAAGTTTCCAAAGGTGATTTTCTTGGAGAAATGAAAATGTATCGAATTTATAAAGATGTTCGTTTTTCAAAAGACAAAACTCCTTACAAAACGCACTTCGGTTTGTATTTTCCGCGTAAGCAACCTCATTATCGTGGAGGTTATTATTTGCATCTTTCACCTGATGAGACGTTTGTAGGCGGAGGTTTTTTCGCTCCGAATAAGGAAGATTTATATCGTATTCGTAAAGAAATAGAACTTGACGGTGAGGGTTTTAATCAGGTGATGCAATCCGAAGGTATTCGGAAATATTACGAGGGAAAACTTTGGGGCGATGAGCTCAAAACAGCTCCGAAAGAGTTCGATAAGAATAACCCGATGATTCATTACATCCGGAAGAAACAATTTCTGTTGAAATACGATTTCTGTATGGAAAAGGTGCTAAAATCCGACTTTTGGCAAGAGGTCGTACAGGCATTTAAGGCGATGCGTCCGTTTTTTGACTTTATGACTACAGCACTGACTACGAACCTCAACGGAGAATCGCTTTTTGAGCAGGAAAGTTAA
- a CDS encoding ribosomal maturation YjgA family protein, protein MRLTFNKKYFLQAVFLFVIEVLIATVLRKMYFLRAYVGDILVVMLIYALVLAFFKVKNKDKLLVGVFLFAVAIEILQFFKLAELLGFSRGSIGYILMGNYFSWEDIICYGIGCILLKIFNSK, encoded by the coding sequence ATGAGGCTTACATTTAACAAAAAATATTTCCTGCAAGCGGTGTTTTTGTTTGTCATAGAGGTGCTTATCGCAACGGTACTGCGAAAAATGTACTTTCTGCGAGCTTACGTAGGAGATATTTTGGTTGTAATGCTAATTTATGCGTTGGTTTTAGCTTTCTTCAAAGTTAAAAATAAAGATAAATTGCTTGTTGGCGTGTTTCTGTTTGCGGTTGCCATTGAAATATTGCAGTTTTTTAAACTTGCTGAGTTGCTGGGCTTTTCCAGAGGAAGTATTGGTTATATCCTAATGGGGAATTATTTTTCGTGGGAAGATATTATCTGTTACGGAATTGGTTGTATTCTATTAAAAATATTTAATTCAAAATAA
- a CDS encoding cupin domain-containing protein yields MKLSSFSENLVFSQEKINTQVVLESDFSKEIRIAMSEGQIMKEHQTKFPIVVHILEGTIDFGVAGTVHTMKKGAIIALEGNVPHDLKALEDSIVRLTLSKQDTISRVEEVVKQSEK; encoded by the coding sequence ATGAAGTTAAGTTCATTTAGTGAAAATCTTGTTTTTTCACAAGAAAAGATAAATACGCAAGTAGTTTTAGAGTCTGATTTCTCAAAAGAAATCCGTATTGCAATGTCCGAAGGACAAATAATGAAGGAACATCAAACGAAGTTCCCGATTGTAGTTCATATTTTGGAAGGAACCATTGATTTTGGTGTTGCCGGAACTGTTCATACAATGAAAAAGGGAGCTATCATCGCATTGGAAGGAAATGTTCCTCACGATTTAAAAGCTCTGGAAGATAGTATAGTACGTCTGACTCTTTCCAAGCAAGATACGATTTCAAGGGTTGAAGAAGTCGTTAAACAATCTGAAAAATAA
- a CDS encoding group III truncated hemoglobin has translation MKEIETREDVNKLVKAFYVQIRKHDLLGPIFNSHIAEEQWPAHLEKLTDFWETILFGVQKFKGSPSLKHIEVDKNLNYGITQEHFNQWVSLWHETIDKMFEGEVAQRAKEASNQMAVGQYTMLWRYRPENY, from the coding sequence ATGAAGGAGATTGAAACAAGGGAAGATGTAAACAAATTGGTAAAAGCATTCTATGTTCAAATACGCAAGCACGACCTATTGGGACCTATTTTTAACAGTCACATTGCGGAGGAACAATGGCCTGCTCACTTGGAAAAACTAACCGATTTTTGGGAAACCATTCTCTTTGGCGTTCAAAAATTCAAAGGAAGTCCGTCACTTAAGCATATTGAAGTGGATAAAAATTTGAATTATGGCATCACTCAAGAGCATTTTAATCAGTGGGTAAGCCTTTGGCACGAAACTATTGACAAAATGTTTGAGGGTGAAGTGGCACAACGAGCCAAAGAGGCTTCAAATCAAATGGCTGTGGGGCAATATACGATGTTATGGCGATACCGACCTGAAAATTATTAG
- the purN gene encoding phosphoribosylglycinamide formyltransferase: MRKIIIFASGSGSNAERIATYFKENDEVEVSLILSNNPKAGVLERAKRLQIPSIVFDRQAFYHSEVVLDIVKSQKPDLIILAGFLWKFPENIIEKFPNKIVNIHPSLLPKYGGKGMYGSFVHQAVIENKETESGITIHYVNENYDEGAIIFQAKTTVSENDTPDSLAEKIHQLEYKHFPEVIASLLK, encoded by the coding sequence ATGAGAAAAATAATAATTTTTGCCTCAGGTTCAGGAAGCAATGCCGAACGAATAGCTACTTATTTCAAAGAAAATGACGAAGTTGAAGTAAGTTTAATCCTTTCAAATAATCCCAAAGCCGGAGTTTTGGAAAGAGCCAAACGTCTGCAAATTCCTTCTATTGTTTTTGACCGACAAGCATTTTATCATTCGGAAGTGGTGCTTGATATCGTAAAAAGTCAAAAACCTGATTTGATTATTTTGGCAGGATTCCTTTGGAAGTTTCCGGAGAATATCATCGAGAAGTTTCCAAACAAAATTGTTAATATTCATCCGTCATTATTACCTAAATACGGCGGAAAAGGAATGTACGGAAGCTTTGTGCATCAGGCAGTTATTGAAAATAAAGAAACAGAAAGCGGCATTACAATTCATTATGTAAATGAAAATTACGATGAAGGAGCTATTATTTTTCAGGCAAAAACAACCGTTTCGGAAAACGACACTCCCGATTCTCTCGCCGAAAAAATACATCAGCTTGAATACAAACACTTTCCTGAAGTTATTGCTTCTTTATTAAAATAA
- a CDS encoding MBL fold metallo-hydrolase: MKIYPIETVNFKLDGGAMFGVVPKTIWQRTNPADANNQIELSARCMLIEDGNRLILIDTGMGNKQSDKFFGYYALWGNANLDDSLQKAGFHRDDITDVFMTHLHFDHCGGSIQWNKDRTGYEPAFKNARFWTNEKHWQWATQPNAREKASFLKENILPMQESGQLHFIDNQGKTFLENSELGFDILFVDGHTEKQMLPHIRYKGKTLVFVADLLPTVGHIPLPYVMGYDTRPLLTLEEKDIFLKKAVENEYYLFLEHDAHHEICTLKRTEVGVRLNETFRFEEIFG; the protein is encoded by the coding sequence ATGAAAATTTATCCTATTGAAACCGTAAATTTCAAACTTGACGGAGGAGCAATGTTTGGTGTTGTTCCTAAAACTATTTGGCAGAGAACCAATCCGGCAGATGCCAACAATCAAATTGAATTGTCTGCCCGATGTATGCTCATTGAAGATGGTAACAGACTGATTTTGATTGATACGGGGATGGGAAATAAACAATCGGATAAATTTTTCGGGTACTACGCTCTTTGGGGAAATGCCAATTTAGATGATTCACTACAAAAAGCGGGATTCCATCGTGATGATATTACGGACGTTTTTATGACGCACTTGCATTTTGACCATTGCGGAGGTTCAATTCAATGGAATAAAGACCGAACGGGCTACGAACCTGCTTTCAAAAACGCACGTTTCTGGACAAACGAAAAGCATTGGCAATGGGCAACCCAACCCAATGCCCGTGAAAAGGCTTCTTTCCTTAAAGAAAATATTTTGCCAATGCAGGAAAGTGGTCAATTGCATTTTATTGATAATCAAGGAAAAACTTTTTTAGAGAATAGCGAATTAGGTTTTGACATTCTGTTTGTTGACGGACATACTGAAAAACAGATGCTTCCGCATATTCGTTACAAAGGAAAAACACTTGTTTTTGTTGCCGATTTGCTGCCAACTGTGGGACACATTCCGTTGCCGTACGTAATGGGATACGATACTCGTCCGCTGCTTACGTTGGAAGAGAAAGACATTTTCCTTAAGAAAGCTGTTGAAAATGAGTATTATTTATTTTTAGAACACGACGCTCATCACGAAATTTGTACATTAAAACGTACCGAAGTAGGTGTGAGATTAAATGAAACATTCCGATTTGAAGAAATTTTTGGATAA
- the rnpA gene encoding ribonuclease P protein component: MKNVDYSFPKSERLRKLKYIQQLFSEGKSVQSYPLKMIYCPIESDLESQFQVLVSVPKRGFKRAVHRNRIKRLIRESYRLQKHFLGEITCEKYALAIIFIGKEIPDYDLIFRKVMRCFEKFGEEIKTQ; encoded by the coding sequence TTGAAAAACGTAGATTATTCTTTTCCAAAATCGGAAAGGTTACGTAAGTTAAAATACATCCAGCAGTTATTTTCTGAGGGGAAAAGCGTTCAAAGTTATCCCTTGAAGATGATTTATTGCCCTATTGAAAGCGACTTAGAATCTCAATTTCAGGTGCTTGTCAGTGTTCCGAAAAGAGGTTTTAAAAGAGCTGTACATCGCAATCGTATTAAACGCCTTATTCGGGAAAGTTATCGTTTACAGAAACATTTTTTAGGTGAAATTACTTGCGAAAAATATGCTTTGGCGATTATTTTTATAGGAAAAGAAATTCCTGATTATGATTTGATTTTCAGAAAGGTAATGCGTTGTTTCGAAAAGTTTGGAGAAGAAATAAAAACACAATGA
- a CDS encoding M1 family metallopeptidase → MNKYIFAAFLLGAFVFSNAQNKSYWQQQADYEMEIDMNVKNFQYKGKQKLTYTNNSPDTLNVVFYHLFLNAFQPGSEMDARLQSIPDPDRRMATNVGTKEKPIYESRIKNLKPDEIGYIKVKSLTQDGKSLRYKTEGTILKVDLDKPILPNSKTVFEMDFDAQVPVMIRRTGRNSNDGVALSMAQWYPKMAAYDTRGWHANEYIAREFYGVWGNFDVKITIDKNYILGGTGVLQNNNEIGFRYENEGVKVSKSKGKTKTWHFVAKNVHDFTWAADPEFQHDKIALKDGKTFHFLYKKHSENWKKMQPVLVKVFDFFNTLIGKYPWEQYAFIQGGDGGMEYAMCTLVAGGEKYDSVLGTSIHELAHAWFQHLLATDEASYAWMDEGFTSFIEDLAMHLVVNPGSKEPPFRGAYESYYRLVASGLEEPASTHADRFNTNFAYSVMAYSKGTLFLTQLGYIIGDQNVIKSLKQFYKDFAFKNPSPNDFIRVAEKVSGMQLQWFLNEFISTTNTADYAIEKVISKGNKTEITLRRVGRLPLPVDLFVIEKSKKIHYYHIPLRMAFGKKENPYKSYEQQVLSSWGWGHLTYTFEVDLPLSEIKSVAIDPDNVSVDINKENNIFNN, encoded by the coding sequence ATGAATAAATACATTTTTGCGGCATTCCTTTTGGGAGCTTTTGTTTTCTCAAATGCTCAAAACAAATCGTATTGGCAACAACAAGCCGATTATGAAATGGAAATTGATATGAATGTTAAGAATTTTCAGTACAAAGGAAAGCAAAAACTCACCTACACAAACAACTCTCCTGATACGCTGAATGTTGTTTTTTATCATTTGTTTCTGAATGCTTTTCAGCCGGGAAGCGAAATGGATGCACGCTTGCAATCCATTCCCGACCCTGACCGCCGAATGGCAACAAACGTAGGCACAAAGGAGAAACCCATTTACGAAAGCCGAATTAAAAATTTAAAACCTGACGAAATAGGCTACATAAAGGTAAAATCACTAACGCAAGACGGAAAATCACTTCGTTACAAAACCGAAGGCACAATTCTGAAAGTGGATTTGGACAAACCCATTTTACCGAATTCAAAAACTGTTTTTGAAATGGATTTTGATGCTCAGGTGCCGGTAATGATTCGTCGCACAGGGAGAAATAGCAACGATGGCGTGGCTCTTTCTATGGCTCAATGGTATCCTAAAATGGCTGCTTATGACACACGAGGCTGGCACGCTAATGAGTACATCGCTCGTGAATTTTACGGTGTATGGGGGAATTTTGATGTAAAAATTACCATTGATAAAAATTATATCCTTGGAGGAACAGGCGTTTTACAAAATAATAATGAAATTGGATTCAGGTATGAAAATGAAGGAGTGAAAGTTTCTAAAAGTAAAGGAAAAACTAAAACGTGGCATTTTGTTGCCAAAAATGTGCACGATTTTACTTGGGCTGCCGACCCTGAATTTCAGCACGACAAAATTGCTTTAAAGGACGGAAAAACATTCCATTTTCTGTACAAGAAACATTCGGAAAATTGGAAAAAAATGCAACCCGTTTTGGTTAAAGTTTTTGACTTCTTCAACACGCTCATTGGGAAGTATCCTTGGGAGCAATATGCTTTCATTCAGGGAGGTGACGGCGGAATGGAATACGCTATGTGTACATTGGTTGCAGGAGGGGAGAAGTATGATTCTGTTTTGGGAACATCAATTCACGAACTTGCTCACGCTTGGTTTCAGCATTTGCTGGCTACCGATGAGGCTTCATATGCTTGGATGGATGAAGGCTTTACTTCATTCATTGAAGATTTGGCAATGCATTTGGTTGTAAATCCTGGCTCGAAAGAACCTCCTTTCCGAGGAGCTTATGAAAGCTATTACAGATTAGTAGCATCAGGATTGGAAGAACCAGCCTCAACACACGCCGACCGTTTTAACACGAATTTTGCTTATTCCGTAATGGCTTATAGCAAAGGAACTTTGTTCTTGACACAGTTAGGTTATATCATTGGTGACCAAAATGTTATAAAATCATTGAAACAATTCTATAAAGATTTTGCATTTAAAAATCCTTCGCCAAATGATTTTATCCGAGTTGCGGAAAAAGTATCAGGAATGCAGTTGCAATGGTTCTTGAATGAATTCATAAGTACTACAAATACTGCCGATTATGCAATTGAAAAAGTAATTTCTAAAGGAAATAAAACAGAAATAACCTTGCGTCGTGTGGGTAGATTGCCTTTACCTGTGGATTTGTTTGTGATTGAAAAAAGTAAAAAGATACATTACTATCACATTCCGTTGCGAATGGCTTTCGGCAAGAAGGAAAATCCTTATAAGTCGTATGAACAGCAAGTGTTGTCGTCTTGGGGCTGGGGGCATTTGACTTATACGTTTGAGGTTGATTTGCCTTTAAGCGAAATAAAATCAGTTGCTATCGACCCTGATAATGTTTCGGTAGATATCAACAAGGAAAATAATATTTTCAACAATTAA